The following are encoded in a window of Bacillus xiapuensis genomic DNA:
- a CDS encoding AbrB family transcriptional regulator gives MKWIYFYTFIIAYAAGVLAFQFQMVLPWLLGPLIITAVVNQGSILRMELPLSFRNAGLIIIGASIGTAFTKDSLAQMAAYFPFMLGLTVLISAFSLWLGWVMSKWTGWNLETTMLGSLPGGLSQMVLWADEMEAADTAAVTIMHSIRLFFVLTFVPAISSFIKTGEPSRLPQDAAALFSLPASAILMLVSLAAVTVIVFLRLKLALPFLLGPIIAVVCWNLLGGETFHISGFPLHAAQVILGVYLGMKMNISKKTLSARNLALLIAVNGGLVAFCLGLAVLFSSALGLSFIDLFISLAPGGVAEMAVTAMSAGADIAAVTSFHLFRVFFILFLLAPLTAYFLKKR, from the coding sequence ATGAAATGGATATATTTCTATACTTTTATCATCGCATATGCGGCGGGGGTTCTCGCTTTTCAGTTCCAAATGGTACTGCCCTGGCTGCTGGGCCCGCTCATTATAACTGCCGTTGTGAATCAGGGGTCTATCCTTCGAATGGAGCTGCCGCTATCCTTTAGAAATGCCGGGCTGATTATCATAGGCGCAAGTATTGGCACCGCCTTTACAAAAGACTCACTCGCCCAAATGGCCGCCTATTTTCCTTTTATGCTCGGTTTGACGGTTCTTATTTCCGCCTTTTCTCTATGGCTCGGCTGGGTGATGTCCAAATGGACAGGCTGGAATTTAGAAACAACCATGTTAGGCTCCTTGCCGGGTGGCTTATCGCAAATGGTCCTATGGGCGGACGAGATGGAGGCGGCTGATACGGCGGCTGTCACTATTATGCATTCGATTCGGTTATTTTTCGTATTAACCTTTGTACCGGCCATTTCTTCCTTCATAAAGACCGGAGAACCGTCTCGTTTGCCGCAAGACGCGGCAGCTTTATTTTCTTTGCCTGCTTCTGCCATTCTCATGCTGGTCTCACTAGCAGCGGTCACGGTCATAGTTTTTTTGCGGTTAAAGCTTGCGCTGCCTTTTTTGCTCGGACCGATCATCGCCGTAGTCTGCTGGAACCTTCTGGGGGGAGAGACGTTTCACATATCCGGCTTTCCTTTGCACGCAGCTCAGGTCATCTTAGGTGTGTATTTAGGAATGAAAATGAACATTTCAAAAAAGACGCTCTCCGCCAGAAATTTAGCCCTGCTGATCGCGGTAAACGGCGGACTTGTGGCTTTTTGTCTGGGTCTCGCCGTCCTTTTCTCCTCGGCGCTTGGCCTTTCGTTTATCGATCTTTTTATTAGTCTGGCGCCGGGAGGAGTGGCGGAGATGGCGGTCACAGCGATGTCTGCCGGAGCTGATATTGCGGCGGTGACAAGCTTCCACTTGTTTCGCGTATTTTTTATTTTATTTTTATTAGCTCCGCTGACGGCTTATTTTCTGAAGAAACGCTAA
- a CDS encoding cytochrome C assembly family protein has translation MLFEQGMTRIHELMVILYAISIMLYFIDFLNQNRKANKVAFWLLSIVWVLQTIFLFLYMKQTGRFPVLTLFEGLYFYAWVLITLSLVINKLLRMDFTVFFTNMIGFIIMVIHTFAPVQVASDAMAEKLVSELLMIHITMAILSYGAFSLSFIFSALYLLQYRLLKLKKWSQRLWRLGDLQKLETLSYILNAIGVPVLLISLILGLMWKVVKLPEVSWFDVKIITSVVLLAVYSSFLYLKVRKEMVGKPLALLNSAAFLIVLINFFLVSRFSSFHFWYA, from the coding sequence ATGTTATTTGAACAAGGAATGACTAGAATCCATGAACTGATGGTCATCTTATATGCAATCAGTATTATGCTTTATTTTATTGACTTTTTAAATCAAAACCGGAAGGCGAATAAAGTCGCCTTCTGGCTGCTGTCGATTGTTTGGGTACTTCAAACAATCTTTTTGTTTCTTTATATGAAGCAAACCGGCCGCTTCCCCGTTTTAACCCTTTTTGAGGGGCTTTATTTTTATGCTTGGGTGCTGATCACACTCTCCCTCGTGATCAACAAGCTGCTGCGCATGGATTTCACGGTCTTTTTTACCAATATGATCGGGTTCATCATCATGGTGATCCATACGTTTGCGCCTGTCCAGGTGGCGTCAGATGCCATGGCTGAAAAGCTTGTATCTGAATTGCTGATGATTCATATAACGATGGCGATTCTGTCGTACGGCGCCTTTTCGCTTTCCTTTATTTTTTCCGCTCTTTACTTACTGCAGTATCGTCTGCTGAAGCTGAAAAAGTGGAGCCAGCGGCTTTGGCGCCTTGGCGATTTGCAAAAGCTGGAGACATTGTCTTATATTTTAAATGCGATCGGCGTGCCAGTGCTGCTGATCAGCCTGATTCTCGGATTGATGTGGAAGGTGGTTAAACTGCCTGAAGTCAGCTGGTTTGATGTAAAGATTATCACCTCGGTCGTTTTATTGGCGGTGTACAGTAGCTTTCTATATTTGAAGGTGCGCAAGGAAATGGTCGGAAAACCTTTGGCGCTTTTAAACAGTGCGGCTTTTTTAATCGTGCTGATTAACTTTTTCTTAGTGAGCCGATTTTCATCGTTTCACTTTTGGTATGCTTAA
- a CDS encoding uroporphyrinogen-III synthase translates to MADCHPLKGKHILITRPRGQADSFIDKIEAAGGIAHAVPLIAFRPAYDKRESAILDQLNTYEWIILTSKNGVRFFFQRLEQLGIRRSRLTAKFAAIGTKTADALKQYGFQAQYVPQKFSADHFAKEIEAGCFRARKALIPKGNLARKKIAETLRQQGAAADEWIVYETIFPEEEKRRLIWLLQEKPIDVITFTSPSAVQHYAAAVEEAGIRPSALIACIGPVTKKAAIKHGLSVAICPEEYTIEALAAKINHYYREEEG, encoded by the coding sequence ATGGCAGACTGTCATCCGCTTAAAGGCAAACATATTTTAATTACCCGTCCAAGAGGACAAGCAGACTCATTTATTGATAAAATAGAAGCGGCCGGGGGAATCGCTCATGCTGTTCCCTTGATTGCTTTTCGGCCTGCTTATGACAAAAGAGAATCGGCTATATTAGATCAGCTGAATACATATGAATGGATCATTTTAACGAGCAAGAATGGGGTCCGCTTTTTCTTTCAGCGGCTTGAGCAGCTGGGCATCCGCCGCAGCCGGCTGACAGCGAAGTTTGCTGCCATTGGAACGAAAACAGCGGATGCGCTTAAACAGTACGGGTTTCAAGCGCAATATGTTCCGCAAAAATTCTCAGCTGATCATTTTGCAAAAGAAATCGAGGCTGGATGTTTTCGGGCGAGAAAGGCACTGATCCCGAAAGGAAATCTCGCGCGCAAGAAAATTGCTGAAACGCTCAGACAGCAAGGTGCGGCGGCAGATGAATGGATTGTATATGAAACAATTTTTCCAGAAGAAGAAAAGCGGCGGCTTATCTGGCTGCTTCAAGAGAAGCCGATCGATGTTATAACGTTCACTAGCCCGTCGGCCGTGCAGCATTATGCGGCCGCAGTGGAGGAAGCGGGCATTCGACCTTCCGCATTGATTGCCTGCATCGGCCCGGTTACAAAAAAAGCCGCCATAAAGCATGGTCTCTCCGTTGCCATTTGTCCTGAGGAGTATACGATCGAAGCGCTAGCAGCAAAAATTAATCACTATTACAGAGAGGAAGAGGGATAA
- the hemC gene encoding hydroxymethylbilane synthase — protein sequence MRKIIVGSRRSKLALTQTNWVIDQLKKINPSYDFEVKEIVTKGDRILDVTLSKVGGKGLFVKEIERAMHDKEIDMAVHSMKDMPAVLPEGLTIGCIPKREDHRDAFISKGHVKLADLAPGAVVGTSSLRRSAQLLAARPDLEIKWIRGNIDTRLSKLETEEYDAIILAAAGLARMGWTADVVTEFLDVGLCVPAVGQGALAIECREDDAELLELLSSFACGETVKTVQAERAFLNRMEGGCQVPIAGFAVLEGEEIVLTALVASPDGKTIYKEVVRGRQPRDVGERAAALLTERGAKKLIEAVKAELDA from the coding sequence ATGAGAAAGATAATTGTAGGTTCACGCAGAAGCAAATTAGCATTAACGCAGACAAACTGGGTGATTGACCAGCTGAAAAAAATCAATCCGTCATACGATTTTGAAGTGAAAGAAATCGTGACGAAAGGGGATCGTATTTTAGATGTGACGCTTTCGAAAGTAGGCGGCAAAGGCTTGTTCGTCAAAGAGATCGAGCGAGCGATGCATGATAAAGAGATCGATATGGCCGTTCACAGCATGAAGGATATGCCGGCTGTTTTGCCGGAAGGTTTGACGATTGGCTGTATTCCGAAGCGTGAAGACCATCGCGATGCCTTTATTTCAAAAGGCCATGTGAAATTAGCGGATCTTGCCCCGGGTGCCGTTGTCGGTACGAGCAGTCTCCGCCGCAGCGCGCAGCTGTTAGCGGCCCGTCCCGACCTTGAAATTAAATGGATTCGCGGCAATATTGATACCCGTCTGAGCAAGCTGGAAACGGAGGAATATGACGCGATCATTTTAGCGGCAGCAGGACTGGCGCGCATGGGCTGGACAGCGGATGTCGTCACAGAATTTTTGGACGTCGGCCTTTGTGTGCCTGCTGTCGGCCAGGGGGCGCTGGCGATTGAATGCCGGGAGGATGACGCTGAACTGCTTGAATTGCTTTCATCGTTTGCGTGCGGGGAAACGGTGAAAACCGTGCAGGCCGAGCGGGCATTTCTTAATAGAATGGAAGGCGGCTGCCAGGTGCCAATTGCCGGCTTTGCCGTGCTTGAAGGGGAAGAAATCGTCTTAACAGCGCTGGTGGCTTCTCCGGACGGAAAAACCATTTATAAAGAAGTGGTCAGAGGACGTCAGCCTCGCGACGTGGGGGAACGAGCAGCGGCGCTATTAACGGAACGCGGCGCGAAGAAACTGATCGAGGCCGTCAAAGCGGAGCTGGATGCTTAA
- the yihA gene encoding ribosome biogenesis GTP-binding protein YihA/YsxC produces MKVNQVELVISAVKPEQYPDDCLPEFALAGRSNVGKSSFINKMISRKSMARISSKPGKTQTLNFYKIEEALYFVDVPGYGFAKVSKKEREAWGRMIETYLTTREQLKACVLIVDLRHPPTEDDVMMYSFLKHYGIPAVVVATKADKIPKGKWQKHLKAVKEKLEFEETDDMAVFSSETGQGKEEVWKMLKRRMNNQ; encoded by the coding sequence TTGAAAGTTAATCAAGTAGAACTAGTAATCAGCGCCGTTAAGCCAGAGCAATATCCGGATGACTGCTTGCCGGAATTTGCTTTGGCCGGCCGCTCAAATGTCGGGAAATCTTCTTTTATTAATAAAATGATCAGTCGAAAAAGTATGGCTCGAATTTCCTCCAAACCAGGAAAAACGCAGACGCTTAATTTTTATAAAATTGAGGAGGCCCTTTATTTCGTTGACGTTCCCGGCTACGGCTTTGCCAAGGTTTCCAAAAAGGAGAGGGAAGCTTGGGGAAGAATGATTGAAACGTATTTAACAACACGCGAGCAGTTGAAAGCCTGCGTGTTAATTGTTGATTTACGGCATCCCCCAACAGAAGATGATGTGATGATGTACAGCTTTCTTAAACATTACGGGATCCCGGCTGTCGTGGTGGCGACCAAGGCCGATAAGATTCCAAAGGGAAAATGGCAAAAGCATCTGAAAGCTGTCAAAGAAAAACTGGAATTTGAGGAAACAGACGATATGGCCGTCTTCTCGTCAGAAACAGGACAGGGCAAAGAAGAGGTTTGGAAGATGCTGAAACGAAGAATGAACAACCAATAA
- the hemB gene encoding porphobilinogen synthase, giving the protein MGLQFKRHRRLRQSANMRALVRETVLHTEDFIYPLFIVEGENIKKEVPSMPGVFQVSIDRLKAEMDEIVELGIKSVILFGVPAAKDATGSGAYHHHGIVQQATRFIKGQYQDIIVIADTCLCEYTDHGHCGVIEGNKIVNDPSLELLAKTAVSQAEAGADIIAPSNMMDGFVSAIRKGLDEAGYTDVPIMSYAVKYASAFYGPFRDAADSTPQFGDRKTYQMDPANRREAMREAQSDVEEGADFLIVKPSLSYLDIIRDVRNQWNVPVVAYNVSGEYSMVKAAALNGWIDEKAVVLEKLMSMKRAGSDLIITYHAKDAARWLNE; this is encoded by the coding sequence ATGGGTTTACAATTTAAACGCCATCGCCGTTTGCGGCAATCTGCCAATATGCGCGCGCTTGTCCGCGAAACGGTGCTTCATACAGAGGATTTCATTTATCCGTTGTTTATTGTAGAGGGGGAGAACATCAAGAAGGAAGTCCCATCCATGCCGGGAGTCTTTCAAGTATCGATTGACCGTTTGAAGGCTGAAATGGATGAAATTGTGGAGCTAGGTATCAAATCTGTCATTTTATTCGGTGTTCCCGCTGCAAAAGATGCAACGGGAAGCGGTGCGTATCATCACCATGGCATCGTGCAGCAGGCGACCCGCTTCATTAAGGGACAATATCAGGATATAATTGTCATCGCTGACACTTGTTTATGTGAATATACCGATCATGGCCATTGCGGCGTGATTGAAGGCAATAAAATTGTAAACGACCCTTCTCTGGAGCTTCTGGCAAAAACAGCCGTCAGCCAGGCGGAAGCGGGAGCGGATATTATTGCGCCATCCAATATGATGGACGGCTTCGTTTCAGCGATCCGCAAAGGACTGGATGAGGCGGGCTACACGGATGTGCCGATCATGTCTTATGCGGTGAAATACGCCTCCGCCTTCTATGGGCCATTTCGTGACGCGGCGGATTCCACTCCGCAATTCGGCGACCGCAAAACCTATCAAATGGACCCAGCGAACCGCCGGGAAGCGATGCGGGAAGCTCAATCGGACGTTGAGGAAGGAGCGGATTTTCTGATCGTTAAGCCGTCTCTTTCTTATCTTGATATTATTCGTGATGTTCGCAATCAATGGAATGTGCCGGTTGTGGCGTACAATGTCAGCGGTGAATATTCCATGGTGAAAGCGGCGGCGCTAAACGGATGGATTGATGAAAAAGCAGTCGTCCTAGAGAAATTAATGAGCATGAAAAGGGCGGGATCGGATTTAATTATTACTTATCATGCGAAAGACGCGGCCCGCTGGCTGAATGAATAA
- the hemL gene encoding glutamate-1-semialdehyde 2,1-aminomutase: MRSYEKSKQAFKAAVNLMPGGVNSPVRAFKSVNMDPIFMDHGKGSKIYDIDGNEYIDYVLSWGPLILGHANEQVVEALKKTAETGTSFGASTLVENELAKLVIERVPSIEIIRMVSSGTEATMSALRLARGYTGRNKILKFEGCYHGHGDSLLIKAGSGVATLGLPDSPGVPEGIAKNTITVPYNDLEGVKYAFEQFGEDIACVIVEPVAGNMGVVPPQPGFLEGLRDVTKQYESLLIFDEVMTGFRVGYHCAQGYFGVTPDLTCLGKVIGGGLPVGAFGGRAEIMEQIAPSGPIYQAGTLSGNPMAMTAGLETLRQLTPQTYEAFIHKADLLEKGISQAATKHGIPHTFNRAGSMIGLFFTNEKVINYETAKTSDLDLFAEYYKEMANEGIFLPPSQFEGLFLSTTLSDDDIQQTVAAAEKAFSRIKK, translated from the coding sequence ATGCGTTCTTACGAAAAATCAAAACAAGCGTTTAAAGCAGCGGTGAATTTAATGCCAGGCGGTGTGAACAGCCCGGTTCGAGCTTTTAAATCCGTGAATATGGACCCGATCTTTATGGATCACGGCAAAGGCTCCAAAATTTACGATATTGACGGCAATGAATATATTGATTACGTTCTTTCATGGGGGCCGCTGATTTTGGGCCATGCGAATGAGCAAGTAGTCGAGGCACTCAAAAAAACAGCGGAAACGGGAACGAGCTTTGGTGCTTCCACTCTCGTTGAGAATGAATTGGCGAAGCTCGTGATTGAGCGGGTTCCGTCGATTGAAATCATCCGCATGGTTTCTTCCGGTACGGAAGCGACCATGAGTGCGCTCCGTCTGGCTCGCGGATATACGGGCCGCAATAAGATTCTTAAATTTGAAGGCTGCTATCACGGCCATGGCGATTCCCTGTTAATTAAAGCGGGTTCCGGCGTGGCGACATTAGGGCTTCCAGATAGCCCTGGAGTTCCTGAGGGGATCGCCAAGAACACCATTACGGTTCCTTACAATGACCTTGAAGGCGTCAAATATGCTTTTGAGCAGTTTGGTGAGGATATCGCTTGTGTTATTGTGGAACCGGTAGCCGGAAATATGGGAGTGGTTCCTCCGCAGCCGGGATTCCTGGAAGGCTTGCGGGATGTGACGAAGCAATATGAGTCTTTGCTAATATTTGATGAAGTGATGACCGGCTTCCGCGTAGGTTATCATTGTGCGCAAGGATATTTTGGTGTGACGCCGGATCTTACTTGTCTGGGCAAAGTGATCGGCGGCGGTCTTCCGGTCGGCGCGTTTGGCGGCCGGGCGGAAATCATGGAACAAATTGCGCCAAGCGGTCCAATTTATCAAGCAGGCACGCTCTCCGGCAATCCGATGGCTATGACAGCTGGTTTGGAAACGCTGCGCCAGCTGACGCCGCAAACCTATGAGGCATTTATTCATAAGGCGGATCTGCTTGAAAAAGGAATTTCTCAAGCGGCAACGAAACACGGCATTCCGCATACATTCAACCGCGCCGGCTCCATGATTGGCCTCTTCTTTACGAACGAGAAGGTAATCAACTATGAAACGGCGAAAACGTCCGACCTTGACTTGTTTGCCGAGTATTATAAAGAAATGGCTAATGAAGGCATTTTCTTGCCGCCGTCCCAATTTGAAGGCTTGTTCTTATCGACTACTCTTTCAGATGACGACATTCAGCAAACCGTTGCTGCGGCAGAAAAAGCTTTCAGCCGCATAAAGAAATAA
- the spoVID gene encoding stage VI sporulation protein D — MTSQDQSYLRFSLEETVWFDKGQEIEELYSISLDPQIQMEEQNQFIRMHGYLELSGEYQPAKAANEEPERQPLKYVQHVLERSENECEFFHQFPIDITIPKNRIEKMEDVEIYIDSFDYELPEKAHLRLTVDLSISGIYGEQQTQRAQETASPQPEDEPEETIVQKEEEPAVEPEFSMLKLEVDHSSEEETSGDEAADFSVEVKRQPAEEDKEVGAQLLQAIQRRKEKKERKELDPQAVVELEQVEPPLELELKLEDDSEETAEAMADLQGEEAEETLPEEEEPKKKKSFSLQKTETMSLADFFARKEQEEAVTWKVCLVQKDDTLQTLAERYEISVSEIIRENKLETNQTIEEGQVLYIPYKQTANQ, encoded by the coding sequence GTGACTTCTCAAGATCAGTCGTATTTACGATTTTCTTTAGAAGAAACAGTTTGGTTTGATAAAGGGCAAGAGATAGAGGAGCTTTATTCGATTTCTCTTGATCCGCAAATCCAGATGGAAGAGCAGAATCAATTCATCCGAATGCACGGCTATTTAGAGCTTTCCGGCGAATATCAGCCGGCCAAAGCAGCGAATGAGGAGCCAGAACGGCAGCCGCTGAAATATGTGCAGCACGTGCTGGAACGCAGTGAAAACGAATGCGAGTTTTTTCATCAGTTCCCGATTGATATTACCATCCCAAAAAATCGAATTGAGAAAATGGAGGATGTGGAAATATACATCGATTCATTTGATTATGAGCTGCCTGAAAAAGCGCATTTGCGGCTGACGGTGGATCTGTCGATTTCCGGTATTTATGGAGAGCAGCAAACCCAGCGAGCACAGGAAACAGCATCTCCCCAGCCGGAAGATGAACCGGAAGAGACGATCGTCCAAAAAGAGGAGGAACCAGCCGTGGAGCCGGAATTCTCCATGTTGAAGCTGGAAGTGGATCATTCTTCCGAGGAAGAGACTTCAGGGGATGAAGCAGCGGATTTTTCGGTTGAGGTCAAACGCCAGCCTGCAGAAGAGGATAAAGAAGTCGGAGCCCAGCTGCTTCAAGCAATTCAAAGAAGAAAGGAAAAGAAAGAGCGGAAGGAGCTAGATCCTCAAGCAGTCGTTGAGCTTGAACAAGTAGAGCCTCCGCTTGAATTGGAGCTTAAGCTGGAAGATGACAGTGAAGAGACGGCGGAAGCCATGGCTGATCTTCAGGGAGAAGAAGCGGAAGAGACTTTGCCTGAAGAGGAAGAGCCAAAAAAGAAAAAGTCCTTTAGTCTGCAGAAAACGGAAACTATGTCGCTTGCTGATTTCTTTGCAAGAAAAGAGCAGGAGGAAGCGGTGACATGGAAGGTTTGCCTCGTGCAAAAGGACGATACGCTGCAGACCTTGGCGGAGCGTTATGAAATCTCAGTTTCAGAAATTATTCGCGAAAATAAGCTGGAAACGAATCAAACGATTGAGGAAGGCCAGGTGCTTTACATTCCATACAAACAGACGGCCAATCAATGA
- the hemA gene encoding glutamyl-tRNA reductase, translating to MHIIVVGLNYKTAPVEIRERLSFDDSDLERAMSELQQQKSVLENVILSTCNRTEIYAVVDQLHTGRYYIKDFLAKWFGLEKEEFSPFLFVREQEAAVEHLFRVTSGLNSMVLGETQILGQVRSSFLRAQAIQATGTVFNQLFKQAITLAKKAHAETDIGANAVSVSYAAVELAKKVFGDLSGKHVLVLGAGKMGELAIQNLYGSGATKVTVINRTFEKAALLAERFDGEAKTLQELQCALAEADILISSTGAKHYVLTKDRMAAVAKMRKGKPLFMVDIAVPRDLDPAISEIENVFLYDIDDLEGIVEANLAERQKAAERIEQMIESEIAAFHDWVNMLGVVPVISALRQKALAIQAGTMESIERKMPNLTERERKVLNKHTKSIINQLLKDPILQAKELAGDKHSKEKLDLFMQIFNIKEEAEQQKQAKAVEQGVQTGRTKPSFQA from the coding sequence ATGCATATTATTGTGGTGGGACTAAACTACAAAACAGCCCCAGTGGAGATACGCGAACGGTTATCCTTTGACGACTCTGATTTAGAGAGAGCGATGTCAGAATTGCAGCAGCAAAAGAGCGTTTTAGAGAACGTCATTTTGTCTACTTGTAACCGGACAGAAATTTATGCGGTGGTTGATCAGCTCCATACAGGGCGTTATTATATTAAAGATTTCTTAGCTAAATGGTTTGGTTTAGAAAAGGAAGAGTTTTCTCCTTTTCTGTTTGTTCGTGAACAAGAAGCGGCCGTTGAGCATTTATTTAGAGTGACAAGCGGTTTGAACTCAATGGTGCTTGGAGAAACGCAAATTCTTGGACAGGTACGTTCAAGCTTTCTGAGAGCTCAAGCGATTCAAGCAACAGGTACGGTGTTTAATCAATTATTTAAGCAAGCGATTACATTAGCGAAGAAAGCTCATGCGGAAACCGATATCGGCGCGAATGCGGTGTCTGTCAGCTATGCGGCCGTTGAGCTGGCAAAGAAGGTCTTTGGCGATTTGTCAGGAAAGCATGTCCTCGTTCTCGGTGCCGGCAAAATGGGTGAATTGGCAATTCAAAATCTTTACGGCAGCGGAGCCACGAAAGTCACGGTTATTAATCGGACGTTTGAAAAAGCAGCGCTGTTGGCAGAACGCTTTGATGGCGAGGCCAAAACGCTGCAGGAGCTCCAATGTGCGCTGGCCGAAGCGGATATTCTTATCAGCTCAACCGGAGCTAAGCATTATGTGCTCACAAAAGACAGAATGGCTGCAGTGGCGAAGATGCGAAAGGGAAAGCCGTTGTTTATGGTGGATATCGCTGTTCCGCGCGACCTTGATCCGGCCATTTCAGAGATCGAAAATGTCTTTCTTTACGATATTGATGATCTCGAAGGCATTGTCGAAGCGAATTTGGCTGAACGCCAAAAGGCAGCTGAGCGGATTGAGCAAATGATCGAAAGCGAAATTGCCGCCTTTCATGATTGGGTGAATATGCTGGGGGTCGTTCCGGTCATTTCCGCACTGCGCCAGAAAGCTTTGGCCATCCAAGCGGGGACAATGGAAAGCATTGAACGCAAGATGCCGAATTTAACGGAGCGCGAACGCAAAGTGCTAAATAAACACACGAAGAGCATTATTAACCAATTATTGAAAGACCCAATTTTGCAAGCGAAGGAATTAGCCGGGGACAAGCATTCAAAGGAAAAGCTGGATTTATTTATGCAGATCTTTAATATCAAAGAAGAAGCAGAGCAGCAAAAGCAGGCTAAAGCAGTGGAACAAGGCGTTCAAACGGGTCGAACGAAGCCTTCATTCCAAGCGTAA
- a CDS encoding LiaI-LiaF-like domain-containing protein: protein MKQQRIFPGVILIGFGLYFFLQQAKFSAFQPFLSWPTLLMVIGLAFLAEAYSGHDAGGILPGVILTGFGIHFHAVHQFGFWSNDTGVFILIIALGFLMQYQKTRKGLFQGLLFLLLAVITLFYDKVVEWLGVLENQAWSLWPFWPIVLIITGGYLLFIKKK from the coding sequence ATGAAACAGCAGCGTATTTTTCCAGGTGTTATTTTAATTGGGTTTGGATTATATTTCTTTTTGCAGCAAGCAAAGTTCAGCGCCTTTCAGCCCTTTTTAAGTTGGCCCACGTTACTGATGGTCATCGGTCTCGCCTTTTTGGCGGAAGCTTACAGCGGACACGACGCAGGCGGAATTTTGCCGGGCGTTATTCTGACAGGCTTCGGCATCCACTTCCATGCCGTTCATCAGTTCGGCTTTTGGTCTAATGATACCGGTGTATTTATCCTAATTATCGCCCTCGGTTTTTTAATGCAATACCAAAAGACTAGGAAAGGCTTATTCCAGGGCCTATTATTTCTCCTGTTAGCTGTCATCACCCTCTTTTACGATAAAGTTGTAGAATGGCTTGGCGTTTTAGAAAATCAAGCTTGGTCACTTTGGCCGTTTTGGCCGATCGTCTTGATTATTACGGGCGGTTACTTATTATTTATCAAGAAGAAATAG